A genomic window from Synechococcus sp. CBW1107 includes:
- a CDS encoding DUF4359 domain-containing protein gives MRPATSPCYARWCTALALGGGVTGVALAFTNPGLEEFESFAGDHLAELAVEEVCVNRLPMPLKLAIQNCPDLIRSQNRVLGELARRNTRRQNFGLFSLYRTQIGGPSVLPFLELPLYRVLTVAVAGHFRILKTSSDNDSDSASADRAPW, from the coding sequence TTGCGGCCCGCCACTTCCCCTTGCTACGCCCGCTGGTGCACGGCTCTGGCCCTGGGCGGTGGGGTCACCGGGGTCGCCCTCGCCTTCACCAACCCTGGGCTGGAGGAGTTCGAGAGCTTCGCCGGTGACCATCTGGCTGAACTGGCGGTGGAGGAGGTCTGCGTCAATCGCCTGCCGATGCCGCTGAAGCTGGCGATCCAGAACTGTCCTGACCTGATCCGCAGCCAGAACCGGGTCCTCGGAGAGCTGGCCCGTCGCAACACCCGGCGGCAGAACTTCGGACTGTTCAGCCTCTACCGCACCCAGATCGGAGGCCCCTCGGTGCTGCCGTTTCTCGAACTCCCTCTCTACAGGGTGCTCACCGTGGCGGTTGCCGGGCACTTCAGGATCCTGAAAACCTCCAGCGACAACGACTCTGACAGTGCCAGCGCCGACCGTGCACCGTGGTGA
- a CDS encoding DUF1611 domain-containing protein, with amino-acid sequence MLSADAPVVLLLHGGLDNLSGKTGLAMLRYRQGPVVAVVDPAHAGAELEPITGISRRVPIVADLNAALAYRPEVAVVGLAPSGGQLPPELKADLAAALRAGLHLASGLHTPLASDPELAALRGAGQWIWDLRQEPPGLEVAAARAAALPAGRVLAVGTDMAVGKMSACLELTSAARRAGLDARFVGTGQAGILISGRGVPLDAVRVDYAAGAVERVLLEVASEPACTEESLLFVEGQGSLCHPGSSATLPLIRGCQPTALVLVHRAGQSHVNKHPQVGIPPLKDLIDVLEGLAALGRPAGPQPRVRVVALNTAGLSETSAARACAAISDELGLACTDPVRNEPAADRLLASLRASEGTRTPE; translated from the coding sequence GTGCTGAGCGCCGATGCGCCCGTGGTGCTGCTGCTCCACGGCGGCCTGGACAACCTGTCGGGCAAGACGGGCCTGGCGATGTTGCGCTACCGGCAGGGTCCGGTGGTGGCCGTGGTGGATCCGGCCCATGCGGGCGCTGAACTCGAGCCCATCACCGGCATCTCCCGGCGGGTGCCGATCGTGGCCGATCTCAACGCCGCGCTGGCTTACCGGCCGGAGGTGGCGGTGGTGGGGCTGGCTCCGTCCGGCGGGCAGCTGCCTCCGGAGCTGAAGGCCGATCTGGCGGCGGCGCTGCGAGCCGGGCTGCACCTGGCCAGCGGTCTGCACACCCCCCTGGCCTCGGATCCGGAGCTGGCCGCCCTGCGGGGTGCCGGGCAGTGGATCTGGGATCTGCGCCAGGAGCCCCCAGGTCTGGAGGTGGCTGCGGCCCGGGCGGCGGCGCTGCCTGCCGGGCGCGTTCTGGCGGTCGGCACCGACATGGCCGTGGGCAAGATGAGCGCCTGCCTGGAGCTCACCTCGGCCGCCAGACGCGCCGGGCTGGATGCCCGTTTCGTCGGCACCGGCCAGGCCGGCATCCTGATCAGCGGCAGAGGGGTCCCCCTGGATGCGGTCCGCGTCGATTACGCCGCCGGCGCGGTGGAGCGGGTCCTGCTGGAGGTGGCTTCAGAGCCGGCCTGCACCGAAGAGAGCCTGCTGTTCGTGGAGGGCCAGGGCTCCCTCTGCCACCCCGGCTCCTCGGCCACCCTGCCGCTGATCCGGGGCTGCCAGCCCACGGCACTGGTTTTGGTCCACCGGGCCGGCCAGAGCCATGTGAACAAGCACCCCCAGGTCGGCATCCCGCCTCTGAAGGACCTGATCGATGTCCTGGAGGGACTGGCGGCTCTGGGCCGGCCCGCGGGACCCCAACCCCGGGTGAGGGTCGTGGCGCTGAACACCGCCGGATTGTCCGAGACCAGCGCTGCCAGGGCCTGTGCGGCCATCAGTGATGAACTGGGCCTTGCCTGCACCGACCCGGTGAGAAATGAACCAGCAGCCGATCGGCTGCTGGCCTCGTTGAGGGCGAGCGAGGGGACTCGAACCCCCGAATAG
- a CDS encoding dipeptide epimerase, whose amino-acid sequence MQAGLRWITLTKAVPLAISRGTTASVRRLVVELAHEGLVGRGEAGGFDTGQRAYATETVAAELEALLARFASAEGRSLSAELPAFQALEPWLAPLSPPARCAIDLALHDWWGQKLGQPLWRLWGLDRAACSPTSVTLGLAGVEQVLARLDLWQDRLGCWPRRLKLKLGSPDGPDHDRALVLAVVQRLQERAGAAGRVSELQVDANGGWDLATAQQLIPWLAEQGVVLVEQPLPAQLDPDADTAGFAALDLSCPIPLVADESCWTLADLLRLAPHVDGVNIKLLKSGGLSEALLMARTARSLGLELMLGCYSDSALLNGAASQLLPLVRWPDLDSHLNLIDDPFEGPELRADLLLPSIHPGLGVIEVDGPRSASDPC is encoded by the coding sequence ATGCAGGCAGGCCTTCGCTGGATCACGCTCACCAAGGCGGTGCCCCTGGCGATCAGCCGGGGCACCACGGCTTCGGTGCGGCGGCTGGTGGTCGAGCTGGCGCACGAGGGGCTGGTGGGGCGTGGCGAAGCCGGGGGGTTCGACACTGGTCAGCGGGCCTACGCCACCGAAACGGTCGCCGCTGAACTGGAGGCCCTGCTGGCACGCTTCGCTTCCGCCGAAGGGCGGAGTCTCAGCGCGGAACTACCGGCCTTTCAGGCGCTCGAGCCCTGGCTGGCCCCCCTGTCGCCACCGGCCCGCTGCGCCATCGACCTGGCTCTGCATGACTGGTGGGGCCAGAAGCTGGGTCAGCCCCTCTGGCGTCTCTGGGGCCTGGATCGGGCCGCCTGCAGCCCCACCAGCGTCACCCTCGGCCTGGCTGGGGTTGAGCAGGTGCTGGCCCGGCTGGATCTCTGGCAGGACCGCCTGGGCTGCTGGCCCAGGCGGCTGAAGCTGAAGCTGGGCAGCCCTGATGGCCCGGATCACGACCGGGCCCTGGTGCTGGCGGTGGTGCAGAGGTTGCAGGAACGGGCCGGTGCCGCCGGCAGGGTCAGTGAGCTGCAGGTGGATGCCAACGGCGGCTGGGATCTGGCCACGGCCCAGCAGCTGATTCCCTGGCTGGCGGAGCAGGGGGTGGTGCTGGTGGAACAGCCGCTGCCCGCCCAGCTCGACCCCGACGCCGACACGGCCGGCTTCGCGGCCCTCGATCTGAGCTGCCCGATTCCCCTGGTGGCCGATGAGAGCTGCTGGACTCTGGCCGACCTGCTGCGCCTGGCCCCCCATGTCGATGGGGTGAACATCAAGCTCCTCAAGAGCGGCGGGCTCAGTGAGGCGCTGCTGATGGCCCGCACCGCCCGCAGCCTCGGGCTCGAGCTGATGCTGGGCTGCTACTCCGACAGCGCCCTGCTCAATGGAGCGGCCTCCCAGTTGCTGCCGCTGGTGCGCTGGCCCGACCTCGACAGCCATCTGAACCTGATCGATGACCCCTTCGAAGGCCCGGAGCTCCGGGCGGACCTCCTGCTGCCCTCCATCCATCCTGGGCTGGGGGTGATCGAGGTCGACGGCCCCAGGTCGGCGAGTGACCCGTGCTGA
- the miaB gene encoding tRNA (N6-isopentenyl adenosine(37)-C2)-methylthiotransferase MiaB, translated as MSVTTTTASATAAARPGTAQPGSYWITTFGCQMNKADSERMAGILEGMGYHPGSDEHSADLVLYNTCTIRDNAEQKVYSYLGRQAQRKRSNPHLTLVVAGCVAQQEGESLLRRVPELDLVMGPQHANRLGTLLEQVASGQQVVATGEHHILEDITTARRDSQVCAWVNVIYGCNERCTYCVVPSVRGREQSRSPGAIRLEMEGLAERGFKEITLLGQNIDAYGRDLPGITPEGRREHTLTDLLHHVHDVEGIERIRFATSHPRYFTERLIDACAELPKLCDHFHIPFQSGDDDVLKAMARGYTVERYRRILERIRERMPDAAISADVIVAFPGETDAQYRRTLALIEAIGFDQVNTAAYSPRPNTPAADWPGQLPEAVKVERLQELNALVERTARQRSERYRGRIEQVLVEGTNPRDPAQRMGRTRTNRLTFFPDRAPSPGHGERDGAVIQPGDLVNVRIEEVRAFSLTGVAVG; from the coding sequence ATGAGCGTGACCACCACAACAGCGAGTGCCACAGCAGCGGCACGACCCGGGACCGCACAGCCCGGCAGCTACTGGATCACCACCTTCGGCTGCCAGATGAACAAGGCCGATTCCGAGCGCATGGCCGGAATCCTCGAAGGCATGGGCTATCACCCCGGGAGCGATGAGCACAGTGCCGATCTGGTGCTCTACAACACCTGCACGATCCGCGACAACGCCGAGCAGAAGGTGTACAGCTACCTGGGCCGTCAGGCCCAGCGCAAGCGCAGCAACCCCCACCTCACGCTGGTGGTGGCCGGCTGCGTGGCCCAGCAGGAGGGCGAGTCGCTGCTGAGGCGGGTGCCGGAACTCGACCTGGTGATGGGCCCCCAGCACGCCAACAGGCTGGGCACTCTGCTGGAGCAGGTGGCCAGCGGCCAGCAGGTGGTGGCCACCGGCGAGCATCACATCCTCGAGGACATCACCACCGCCCGCCGCGATTCCCAGGTGTGCGCCTGGGTGAATGTGATCTACGGCTGCAACGAGCGCTGCACCTACTGCGTGGTGCCCTCGGTGCGCGGCAGGGAACAGAGCCGCAGCCCGGGGGCCATCCGCCTGGAGATGGAGGGGCTTGCGGAGCGGGGCTTCAAGGAGATCACCCTTCTGGGCCAGAACATCGATGCCTATGGCCGCGACCTGCCCGGCATCACCCCGGAAGGCCGCCGCGAGCACACGCTCACCGACCTGCTCCACCATGTCCACGACGTGGAGGGGATCGAGCGGATCCGCTTCGCCACCTCCCATCCCCGCTACTTCACCGAGCGTCTGATCGACGCCTGCGCTGAGCTGCCCAAGCTCTGTGATCACTTCCACATCCCTTTCCAGAGCGGTGATGACGACGTGCTGAAGGCGATGGCACGCGGCTACACGGTGGAGCGCTACCGCCGGATCCTCGAGCGGATCCGGGAGCGCATGCCCGATGCGGCGATCAGCGCCGATGTGATCGTGGCCTTCCCCGGCGAAACCGACGCCCAGTACCGCCGCACCCTGGCCTTGATCGAGGCGATCGGCTTCGACCAGGTGAACACCGCCGCCTACTCGCCCAGACCCAACACTCCCGCCGCCGACTGGCCCGGTCAACTGCCGGAGGCCGTGAAGGTGGAGCGGCTGCAGGAGCTCAATGCCCTGGTGGAGCGCACCGCACGGCAACGCAGCGAGCGCTACCGGGGACGCATCGAGCAGGTGCTGGTGGAGGGCACCAACCCCCGGGACCCCGCTCAGCGCATGGGCCGCACCCGCACCAACCGGCTGACCTTCTTCCCGGACCGCGCCCCATCCCCCGGCCACGGGGAGCGCGACGGCGCCGTCATTCAGCCGGGTGATCTGGTGAATGTGCGGATCGAGGAGGTGCGTGCCTTCTCCCTCACCGGGGTGGCGGTGGGCTGA
- a CDS encoding D-alanine--D-alanine ligase family protein, translating to MPSPPRCVGLVFGGASDEHAVSIRSAITVVGGLRGGENLVRYRVRPFYIDRDGRWWGPELAEAVLSSGEPPPDGQLIGTAADPSLTGPGFRGLPPGAAEVDVWFPVLHGPNGEDGTIQGLFALMQVPFVGSGVLGSALGMDKQAMKAAFAAAGLPQVPYAAVQAADLRRDPEGLLGRLERDLGYPCFVKPANMGSSVGISKASDRNALLQGLKLAAALDPRLVVEQGVTARELECAVLGQGMGGRGGLQASVVGEIRFSADWYDYETKYTAGLSSTVIPAELPEPVSESVRSMALQACAAVAAEGLARVDFFYDETAQRLWLNEINTLPGFTSQSMYPMLWAASGVPLVDLVHQLVESAGEWDGGSSREDPAE from the coding sequence ATGCCCAGCCCCCCCCGCTGCGTCGGCCTGGTGTTCGGGGGGGCTTCCGACGAGCACGCCGTCTCGATCCGCTCGGCCATCACCGTGGTGGGCGGCCTCAGGGGGGGGGAGAACCTTGTTCGCTACCGGGTTCGGCCGTTCTACATCGATCGTGACGGCCGCTGGTGGGGGCCCGAACTGGCGGAGGCCGTGCTCTCCAGCGGCGAGCCACCGCCTGATGGGCAGCTGATCGGGACGGCTGCAGATCCTTCGCTGACGGGTCCGGGCTTCCGGGGCCTTCCCCCGGGGGCTGCTGAGGTGGACGTGTGGTTTCCGGTGCTGCACGGGCCCAATGGTGAGGATGGCACCATCCAGGGTCTGTTCGCACTGATGCAGGTGCCCTTCGTGGGCTCGGGCGTGCTCGGCTCGGCCCTGGGTATGGACAAACAGGCCATGAAAGCCGCGTTCGCCGCCGCAGGCCTGCCCCAGGTGCCCTACGCGGCCGTCCAGGCGGCTGACCTCCGCCGTGACCCTGAAGGGCTTCTCGGGCGGCTGGAGCGCGATCTGGGTTACCCCTGCTTCGTCAAGCCGGCCAACATGGGCTCCTCGGTGGGCATCAGCAAGGCCAGCGACCGCAACGCTCTGCTGCAGGGGCTGAAACTGGCCGCTGCCCTGGATCCGCGGCTGGTGGTGGAGCAGGGGGTCACGGCCAGGGAACTGGAGTGCGCCGTACTCGGCCAGGGCATGGGAGGCCGGGGCGGCCTGCAGGCTTCGGTGGTGGGGGAGATCCGCTTCTCCGCCGACTGGTACGACTACGAGACGAAGTACACCGCAGGGCTGAGCTCCACGGTGATTCCCGCAGAGCTGCCCGAGCCCGTGAGCGAGAGCGTGCGCAGCATGGCTCTGCAGGCCTGCGCCGCCGTGGCGGCTGAGGGGCTGGCCCGGGTGGATTTCTTCTACGACGAGACCGCGCAGCGGCTCTGGCTGAACGAGATCAACACCCTGCCCGGCTTCACCAGCCAGAGCATGTATCCGATGCTCTGGGCAGCCAGCGGCGTACCCCTGGTGGATCTCGTGCACCAGCTGGTGGAGAGCGCGGGAGAATGGGACGGTGGATCATCTCGAGAGGACCCGGCGGAATGA
- a CDS encoding cell division protein FtsQ/DivIB — MSPAPQAPGVERRRQLRLQRRQERLRNFWRLVVFSAAAAGLGYGLLRQGWTLSSPSQVDVSGSERVSREQAIAAAELRFPMPLLTLDPRLLRAELLDALPVEQVTVQRLILPPRLRIELVDRQVVARAERRTAKGNEQGYVDRLGNWISSSQQAMGSSGSQPETAVLVQGWQARFKPTIVKLISRRNDLGSPLRTIRFEPDGTIWLTTGSLGEVKLGGADGDLARRLDVLRYLSGELPKRVQGQGVRSIDLSDPDQPELGLPAPAVGSGNPKQAGNGVD; from the coding sequence GTGAGCCCCGCACCCCAGGCGCCAGGTGTTGAACGACGGCGACAGCTGAGGCTGCAGCGCCGTCAGGAGCGCCTGCGCAACTTCTGGCGGCTAGTGGTCTTCTCCGCGGCCGCCGCGGGCCTTGGTTACGGACTTCTGCGTCAGGGCTGGACCCTGAGCAGCCCATCCCAGGTGGACGTGAGCGGCAGCGAACGCGTCAGCCGTGAGCAGGCGATCGCCGCGGCCGAGCTTCGCTTTCCCATGCCCCTGCTGACTCTCGATCCCAGGCTGCTGCGCGCGGAACTGCTGGACGCCCTGCCCGTGGAGCAGGTGACGGTGCAGCGTCTGATCCTTCCGCCCCGGCTGCGCATCGAGCTGGTGGACCGCCAGGTGGTGGCTCGGGCGGAGCGCCGCACAGCCAAAGGGAATGAGCAGGGCTATGTCGACCGCCTGGGCAACTGGATCAGCAGCAGCCAGCAGGCCATGGGATCCAGCGGCAGCCAGCCCGAAACGGCGGTCCTGGTGCAGGGATGGCAGGCTCGCTTCAAGCCCACGATCGTGAAGCTGATCAGCCGCCGCAATGACCTGGGCAGCCCACTCAGGACCATCCGCTTCGAGCCCGATGGCACCATCTGGCTGACCACCGGCAGCCTCGGGGAGGTGAAGCTCGGCGGAGCTGACGGCGATCTCGCCCGCCGCCTCGATGTGTTGCGCTATCTGTCCGGGGAATTGCCGAAGCGAGTCCAGGGCCAGGGGGTGCGCTCGATCGACCTCAGCGACCCGGACCAACCCGAGCTGGGGCTGCCAGCTCCAGCCGTCGGTTCCGGCAATCCGAAACAGGCCGGGAACGGAGTGGATTGA
- the ftsZ gene encoding cell division protein FtsZ, producing MTSSPSSNGIVPSQSARIEVIGVGGGGSNAVNRMIASDLDGVGYRVLNTDAQALLQSAAQRRVQLGQKLTRGLGAGGNPMIGQKAAEESRNELQEALEGADLVFIAAGMGGGTGTGAAPILAEVAKECGALTVGIVTKPFGFEGRKRMKQAEEGIARLAEHVDTLIVIPNDRLRDAISGAPLQEAFRAADDVLRQGVKGISDIITRPGLVNVDFADVRSVMTLAGTALLGIGVGSGRSRAVEAAQAAISSPLLEAARIDGAKGCVINISGGKDMTLEDMTTASEVIYDVVDPDANIIVGAVVDEKLEGEIHVTVIATGFEAGSSYRTERPRATFATSPELTHTEAEADQRGAKIPPFLLNRQSRSSDS from the coding sequence TTGACCTCCTCGCCCTCCAGTAACGGCATTGTTCCCAGCCAGAGCGCCAGGATCGAAGTGATCGGTGTTGGCGGTGGCGGCAGCAATGCCGTCAACCGGATGATCGCCTCCGATCTCGATGGAGTCGGCTACCGGGTACTCAACACCGACGCCCAGGCCTTGCTGCAGTCAGCTGCCCAGCGGCGGGTGCAGCTCGGCCAGAAGCTCACCCGGGGTCTCGGGGCTGGCGGCAACCCCATGATCGGTCAGAAGGCCGCCGAGGAATCCCGCAACGAGCTTCAGGAAGCTCTGGAGGGGGCCGACCTGGTGTTCATCGCTGCCGGCATGGGTGGCGGTACCGGCACCGGCGCTGCGCCCATCCTGGCCGAAGTCGCCAAGGAATGCGGGGCCCTCACCGTGGGCATCGTCACCAAGCCCTTCGGCTTCGAGGGCCGCAAGCGCATGAAGCAGGCGGAGGAGGGGATCGCCCGCCTGGCGGAGCACGTCGACACCCTGATCGTGATCCCCAACGACCGCCTGCGGGACGCCATCTCCGGCGCGCCCCTGCAGGAGGCGTTCCGAGCCGCCGACGATGTGCTACGTCAGGGCGTCAAGGGCATCAGCGACATCATCACCCGGCCTGGACTGGTCAACGTCGACTTCGCGGATGTGCGCTCGGTCATGACCCTGGCGGGCACGGCCCTTCTCGGTATCGGCGTGGGCTCCGGACGCTCACGGGCCGTGGAGGCCGCCCAGGCCGCCATCAGCAGCCCCCTGCTCGAAGCAGCCCGGATCGATGGAGCGAAGGGCTGCGTGATCAACATCAGTGGCGGCAAGGACATGACCCTCGAGGACATGACCACGGCCTCTGAAGTGATCTACGACGTGGTCGATCCCGACGCCAACATCATCGTGGGCGCGGTCGTCGACGAGAAGCTCGAGGGCGAGATCCACGTGACGGTGATCGCCACCGGCTTCGAGGCAGGCAGCTCCTACCGCACCGAGCGACCCCGCGCGACGTTCGCCACGAGCCCGGAACTCACCCACACCGAAGCCGAGGCCGACCAGCGCGGCGCCAAGATTCCACCGTTCCTGCTCAACCGCCAGAGCCGCTCCAGCGACAGCTGA